In a single window of the Olivibacter sp. SDN3 genome:
- a CDS encoding DUF6496 domain-containing protein, translating to MAKYSKKASEKVGETMKEMKAGKLKTGSGKKVTSKDQAVAIGLSEARKEGAKVPKKKS from the coding sequence ATGGCAAAGTATTCGAAGAAGGCAAGTGAAAAAGTGGGGGAGACTATGAAGGAAATGAAAGCAGGAAAACTAAAGACCGGCAGCGGCAAAAAGGTAACTTCGAAAGATCAGGCAGTTGCCATAGGCCTGTCTGAAGCTAGAAAAGAAGGTGCTAAAGTTCCAAAGAAAAAGTCGTAA
- a CDS encoding LuxR C-terminal-related transcriptional regulator, translating to MKYKIAIGDENSIRRYALAELLLQEKIDIGKNESLTAISAYDFYGIDVLLLVVDQNVDTVLHIIENAKLTNNQLKIVVMDDINGIKHALKLISAGVNGYIAKNLDKDGLLFALNYVYQGNDYIDVDLTAKLFHRLSEFEAHIASFNANVTLTEKEKEILDLMVYGHANRDIAYRLFTTKRKVEEIREQMIKKTGAKDNLGLILYRLHKEFIRC from the coding sequence ATGAAATATAAAATAGCGATAGGAGATGAAAATTCCATTCGTCGATATGCATTAGCTGAGCTACTTCTGCAAGAAAAAATTGATATTGGTAAAAACGAGTCTCTTACGGCTATCTCAGCTTACGATTTTTACGGTATAGACGTCTTATTACTGGTAGTTGATCAAAATGTCGACACCGTATTGCATATTATCGAAAATGCTAAATTAACGAACAATCAATTAAAGATTGTTGTGATGGACGACATCAACGGTATTAAGCACGCTTTAAAACTCATAAGTGCCGGCGTAAATGGTTATATCGCCAAAAACTTAGATAAGGATGGGCTACTATTTGCTTTAAATTACGTCTATCAAGGCAATGATTATATTGATGTCGATCTAACCGCAAAACTTTTTCACCGTTTGAGCGAATTCGAGGCACATATCGCATCATTTAATGCAAACGTTACCTTAACCGAAAAAGAAAAGGAGATATTAGATTTAATGGTATACGGTCATGCTAATCGGGATATCGCCTATAGACTTTTTACGACAAAACGAAAAGTAGAAGAAATTCGGGAACAAATGATTAAAAAGACTGGAGCAAAGGACAATTTGGGACTCATCCTTTATAGGCTGCACAAAGAATTTATTCGATGTTAA
- the lspA gene encoding signal peptidase II has product MKVKSISRSTLALLLVICNISCDQLSKNIVREHVAYYDQIPVIPNYVTLTKVENAGAFLSLGSALPDILRMALLTLLPLLVLAYGLYLLFVRRSTPGVFMIGLSFVLGGGIGNLIDRLLYGSVTDFLHIDFIVFQTGIFNMADVSILIGIALLFYHIYLAKGSKS; this is encoded by the coding sequence ATGAAAGTGAAAAGTATTTCAAGAAGTACATTGGCCCTACTGTTAGTGATATGTAATATTAGCTGTGATCAGCTATCGAAAAATATTGTTCGTGAGCATGTTGCTTATTATGATCAAATACCTGTCATCCCAAATTACGTTACACTGACAAAGGTGGAAAATGCTGGCGCTTTTCTTAGTTTAGGCTCAGCACTGCCGGATATATTGAGAATGGCACTATTAACACTGTTACCTTTGCTGGTACTGGCTTACGGTTTATATCTGCTGTTTGTACGGCGGTCTACACCGGGCGTATTTATGATAGGTTTAAGTTTCGTCCTTGGAGGTGGGATCGGAAATTTGATTGATAGACTATTGTACGGCTCGGTTACTGACTTTTTACATATTGATTTTATTGTTTTTCAAACAGGTATCTTCAATATGGCAGATGTTTCTATTTTGATTGGAATAGCTCTACTGTTTTACCATATTTATCTCGCCAAAGGGTCGAAGTCGTAG
- a CDS encoding O-methyltransferase — MNEEINQPLPVAYNDIREATKQSGFSMASDILTCSLLRTLAGTKPSGRFLELGTGTGLSTAWILDGMDSCSYLISIDNDAQFIKVAHRFLGKNEQLNLINTDSGEWITNNKGQKFDYIFADTWHGKYTLLEEVLALLNKGGLYIIDDMLPQPNWPSGHSEKATTLIKYLESRDDLLLTKQTWATGIVVAVKK, encoded by the coding sequence ATGAATGAAGAGATAAATCAGCCGTTACCAGTGGCTTATAACGATATAAGAGAAGCAACCAAGCAGTCCGGTTTTTCAATGGCTTCTGATATATTGACATGTTCGCTGCTCCGAACGCTTGCAGGAACAAAACCGTCAGGTAGATTTCTTGAATTGGGAACAGGAACAGGGCTTTCAACTGCTTGGATTTTAGATGGTATGGATAGTTGTTCCTATCTCATCTCTATTGATAATGATGCTCAATTTATAAAAGTTGCTCACCGTTTTCTCGGTAAGAATGAGCAGCTGAATCTCATAAATACGGATAGCGGAGAATGGATCACCAACAATAAGGGACAGAAATTTGATTACATTTTTGCAGATACCTGGCATGGTAAATATACCCTATTGGAGGAGGTTTTGGCGCTATTAAATAAAGGAGGCCTTTATATCATAGATGATATGCTGCCTCAACCTAATTGGCCGAGTGGGCATTCAGAAAAAGCGACCACTCTTATTAAATATTTGGAAAGTAGGGATGATTTATTATTAACTAAGCAAACTTGGGCGACTGGAATAGTTGTAGCAGTGAAAAAGTGA
- a CDS encoding beta-N-acetylhexosaminidase: protein MRLFLIFFCCVWSCLGYAQHKSTVSVIPEPMSLEVMNGNLILDQTVFIKYQKPEEEQVAQLFQKFLKSNYAFELRRYTGNEKGNTIDFVLDESMKDEAYHIDIDNEGAKIKGSTSGLFYALQTLQQLMPLDRNQSLYLPYVKIDDEPRFAYRGLMLDVGRYFFSTDYLKKFIDLMAQYKLNVFHWHLTEDAGWRIEIKKYPRLTAIGSKRAGTQTGHKPEDFDPTPHEGYYTQEEAKEIVAYAKERNITVIPEFDMPGHTMSVLAAYPEFGCTDGPFEVPVKWGIKEDVLCVGKEETYAFVNDVLDELIAIFPSPYIHIGGDEAPKSRWKECVTCQQRMKEEGLKDEEELQSYFIHRVEKYINSKGRNIIGWDEILEGGLAPNATVMSWRGEEGGIAAAKQGHEVIMTPNNYLYLDYYQSKDHEAEPVNIGGDLPLSKVYSYEPFTEKLHLDEQKFIKGIQGNVWMEYIHTEDKVDYMTWPRALALAEIAWSPSTKKDYNHFINKLSKPLAHLDQQSIVFRIPEPLAFLNLADSTVTADNNQQVTVDLTPVVEGTRVFYTLDGSDPSLQQNEFTEPVFLNLTEGPITVKYFQVLPSGRKSAIYQMKYE from the coding sequence ATGCGATTGTTTTTAATATTCTTTTGTTGTGTATGGAGTTGCCTTGGCTATGCCCAGCATAAATCGACGGTTTCAGTAATTCCAGAACCGATGTCTTTGGAAGTGATGAACGGAAATTTGATACTTGACCAAACTGTTTTTATCAAGTATCAGAAACCAGAAGAAGAGCAGGTTGCGCAGCTATTTCAAAAGTTCCTTAAAAGTAATTATGCTTTTGAACTGCGCAGATATACCGGAAACGAAAAAGGAAACACCATAGATTTTGTGCTGGATGAAAGCATGAAGGATGAAGCTTACCATATCGATATTGATAATGAAGGTGCAAAAATCAAGGGAAGTACATCCGGACTGTTTTATGCGTTGCAAACTTTACAACAGTTGATGCCTTTAGACCGTAATCAATCTTTATACCTGCCTTATGTGAAAATCGATGATGAACCACGCTTTGCCTACCGCGGCCTGATGTTAGATGTAGGAAGATATTTCTTTTCTACCGATTACTTGAAGAAATTTATTGATCTGATGGCTCAGTATAAACTGAATGTCTTCCATTGGCACCTGACAGAAGATGCTGGTTGGCGTATTGAAATAAAAAAATATCCGCGTTTGACAGCAATTGGTTCAAAACGTGCAGGTACGCAAACTGGCCATAAACCGGAGGACTTTGATCCAACTCCTCATGAGGGCTATTATACGCAGGAAGAAGCCAAAGAGATCGTAGCTTATGCCAAAGAAAGAAATATTACCGTAATTCCTGAGTTTGATATGCCTGGGCATACGATGTCTGTGTTGGCCGCTTACCCCGAATTTGGCTGTACCGATGGGCCTTTTGAAGTACCTGTTAAATGGGGTATTAAAGAAGATGTGCTGTGCGTGGGAAAAGAAGAAACCTATGCTTTTGTAAACGACGTACTAGATGAGCTAATAGCTATTTTTCCATCGCCATATATACATATCGGTGGTGATGAAGCACCTAAAAGTCGGTGGAAAGAGTGCGTTACTTGTCAGCAGCGGATGAAAGAAGAAGGATTGAAAGATGAAGAAGAGCTGCAGAGTTATTTTATTCATCGTGTGGAAAAATATATTAATAGTAAAGGAAGAAATATTATTGGTTGGGATGAAATATTGGAGGGCGGTTTAGCTCCAAATGCTACTGTAATGAGCTGGCGTGGTGAAGAAGGTGGGATAGCTGCGGCTAAGCAGGGGCACGAAGTAATTATGACACCTAATAATTATCTTTATCTTGATTACTACCAATCTAAAGATCATGAAGCTGAACCAGTAAATATTGGGGGGGATCTTCCGCTATCAAAAGTTTATAGTTATGAACCTTTCACGGAAAAACTGCATTTGGATGAACAAAAGTTCATCAAGGGTATACAAGGAAATGTTTGGATGGAATATATTCATACGGAAGACAAAGTAGATTATATGACGTGGCCCAGGGCTTTAGCCCTAGCTGAAATTGCTTGGTCGCCGTCGACAAAAAAAGACTATAATCATTTTATAAACAAATTATCAAAGCCGTTAGCGCATTTAGACCAGCAAAGCATAGTGTTTCGTATTCCGGAACCATTGGCATTTTTAAACTTGGCAGACTCGACGGTTACTGCAGACAATAATCAACAGGTTACCGTAGATTTAACACCTGTAGTTGAAGGGACGCGTGTCTTTTATACCTTGGACGGGAGTGATCCTAGCCTACAGCAAAATGAGTTTACAGAGCCTGTGTTTTTGAATTTGACTGAAGGGCCGATTACAGTTAAGTATTTCCAGGTTTTACCCTCGGGTAGAAAGAGTGCGATATATCAAATGAAGTATGAATAA